Proteins found in one Gordonia sp. PDNC005 genomic segment:
- a CDS encoding HIT family protein: MASVFTHIINGDLPGRFVWKDGQSVGFLTINPVTPGHVLVVPRKEIDHWEQIDTPTFTHLSDVSQKIGRAVKDAFDAPRMGLLIAGLEVPHLHIHVFPAHSLESFDLTQADQDPSPESLDDAAERIRASLRALGYGENVPD; this comes from the coding sequence ATGGCCTCGGTTTTCACGCACATCATCAACGGCGATCTGCCCGGACGCTTCGTCTGGAAAGACGGACAGAGTGTCGGGTTCCTGACGATCAACCCGGTGACGCCCGGGCACGTGCTCGTGGTGCCGCGCAAGGAGATCGATCACTGGGAGCAGATCGACACTCCGACGTTCACTCACCTCTCCGACGTGTCACAGAAGATCGGCCGTGCAGTCAAGGACGCGTTCGACGCACCGAGAATGGGCCTGTTGATCGCCGGACTCGAAGTGCCGCACCTGCACATCCACGTGTTCCCCGCGCACTCGTTGGAGTCGTTCGATCTCACCCAGGCAGACCAGGACCCGTCACCGGAATCACTCGACGACGCGGCAGAACGCATCCGCGCATCGCTGCGCGCGCTCGGGTACGGCGAAAACGTGCCCGACTGA
- a CDS encoding multicopper oxidase domain-containing protein — protein MDVHGTVSRRTLLKGAGLVFLATGAAACSSRPDPEPEATAVVVRPLPIPPVLAPRRVGKTKVFSLQTQTGASEIVPGTRTGTWGYNGANLGPTIRVTRGDNVRINVRNTLPETTTVHWHGLHIPPDMDGGPHQPIGPGRTFASRFRVRQQAATLWYHPDLHGSTSLQTSRGLAGMVIVDDAATSRHDLPRRYGMDDIPLILQDKRFTATGALDETDRADVGLLGDTPTVNGITQPTFTATTRRVRFRIVDASTARLYNLAFSDNRRFTVIGTDGGLLDKPMTVTSIAISPGERTEIVVDLIPGETVRLRAVAFPGDLGVDDAAPDFGLQDEFDLMTVVGPTSTAPKPRALPTGLNPTLRNPPNIGIAHKRYFDLQWFQINGQLFDPTRVDAVVPIGREEIWTVRNTDTWIHNFHIHGTQFRVLSLDKAHPKPPTGGWKDTVLLPPGAVARLAVRFTDYTSIRWPYRFGCHLTFHQDKGMEGQFVVVRPGQKPSAILGRAPRRSKR, from the coding sequence GTGGACGTTCACGGAACGGTGTCGCGGCGGACACTGCTCAAAGGCGCAGGTCTCGTGTTTCTCGCAACCGGTGCCGCGGCCTGCTCCTCTCGGCCCGACCCGGAACCGGAAGCCACGGCGGTCGTCGTCCGACCACTGCCGATCCCGCCGGTGCTTGCACCGCGCAGGGTCGGCAAGACGAAGGTCTTCAGCCTGCAGACGCAGACCGGTGCCAGTGAGATCGTTCCCGGCACCCGCACGGGGACCTGGGGATACAACGGCGCGAACCTCGGCCCGACAATCCGGGTCACGCGCGGCGACAACGTGCGGATCAACGTCCGGAACACGCTTCCCGAGACCACCACGGTCCATTGGCATGGGCTGCACATTCCTCCGGACATGGACGGCGGCCCGCACCAGCCGATCGGGCCGGGCCGGACATTCGCATCACGCTTCCGGGTCCGCCAGCAGGCCGCGACCCTCTGGTATCACCCCGACCTGCACGGGAGCACCAGTCTGCAGACGTCCCGCGGGCTCGCCGGGATGGTGATCGTCGACGATGCGGCGACGTCCCGTCATGATCTCCCGCGGCGGTACGGCATGGACGACATCCCGCTGATCTTGCAGGACAAACGTTTCACCGCCACCGGGGCCCTCGACGAGACCGACCGTGCCGACGTCGGACTGCTCGGCGACACCCCGACAGTCAACGGCATCACCCAACCGACTTTCACCGCGACAACCCGCAGGGTGCGGTTCCGCATCGTCGACGCGTCGACCGCGCGCCTCTACAACCTCGCGTTCTCCGACAACCGCCGGTTCACCGTCATCGGGACCGACGGGGGGCTCCTCGACAAGCCGATGACGGTGACGAGCATCGCGATCAGCCCGGGGGAGCGAACTGAGATCGTCGTCGACCTCATCCCAGGCGAGACCGTCCGACTGCGCGCCGTCGCGTTCCCCGGAGACCTCGGCGTCGACGACGCTGCTCCGGACTTCGGGCTGCAGGACGAATTCGATCTGATGACAGTCGTCGGCCCGACGTCGACCGCGCCGAAGCCGCGCGCGCTTCCGACCGGCCTGAATCCGACGCTGCGCAACCCTCCGAACATCGGTATCGCCCACAAGCGGTACTTCGACCTCCAATGGTTTCAGATCAACGGCCAACTCTTCGATCCCACACGCGTCGACGCCGTCGTCCCCATCGGGAGGGAAGAGATCTGGACGGTGCGCAACACCGACACCTGGATTCACAACTTCCACATCCACGGAACCCAGTTCCGAGTGCTCTCGCTCGACAAGGCACATCCGAAGCCGCCGACGGGAGGTTGGAAGGACACCGTCCTGCTCCCACCGGGTGCGGTCGCAAGACTCGCAGTGCGGTTCACCGACTACACGTCGATTCGCTGGCCCTACCGGTTCGGATGCCATCTGACGTTCCACCAAGACAAAGGGATGGAAGGCCAGTTCGTTGTCGTCCGTCCCGGCCAGAAGCCGTCGGCGATACTCGGTCGGGCACCACGCCGCAGCAAGCGCTGA
- a CDS encoding multicopper oxidase domain-containing protein has translation MNTAESISRRTWLKGAGVVAAATVVAACSPDDTTPSGSDQTDSRPRPLPIPPILKPTASGTTKVFRLEAKPGMSEIVAGTSTPTWGYNGSILGPTIRVRRGDDIRIKVGNALPEMTTVHWHGMHLPANMDGGPHQPIMPGDTWTAEYTIKQQAATLWYHPHPHGTTSRHAYRGLSGLLIVDDDQSDQHDLPNRYGIDDVPLIVQDKRFTSDDVLDETDREDVGLIGDTAVVNGISGPTFTATTRRVRFRILDGSTMRLFNLAFSDRREFTIIGSDGGLLDRPVTETSVYLSPGERVEIVVDLQPEETVTLRAVGFPDNLEVDDDDAPDFGLKDEFDLVTIVGPHAAAPVPAALPTGLNPTLRTPARPAATAKKRTFDLEWFQINNRLMDITRVDDTVDVDTDEIWTIANKDNWIHNFHVHDTQFRVLSLDKTSTTPLIDGWKDTILLAPGAVATIALRFTDYTSTRWPYMYHCHLMFHEDQGMMGQFVVVKPGQKPSPAIGSGLEHEMDPKPSNSRSAPETSSNHRHSG, from the coding sequence ATGAACACAGCCGAATCGATCAGCCGACGTACGTGGCTGAAAGGTGCAGGCGTGGTGGCCGCCGCGACAGTCGTCGCGGCGTGCTCGCCAGACGACACGACGCCGAGCGGCTCGGACCAAACGGATAGTCGCCCCCGCCCACTGCCGATCCCGCCGATCCTGAAGCCCACCGCATCAGGAACGACGAAGGTCTTCCGCCTTGAAGCGAAACCGGGCATGAGCGAGATCGTCGCGGGAACGAGCACTCCCACCTGGGGCTACAACGGATCCATCCTCGGCCCGACGATCCGGGTGCGTCGTGGTGACGACATCCGCATCAAAGTGGGAAACGCGCTCCCGGAGATGACAACGGTGCACTGGCACGGCATGCACCTGCCCGCCAACATGGACGGCGGACCACACCAGCCGATCATGCCGGGCGACACGTGGACCGCCGAGTACACGATCAAACAGCAGGCCGCGACCCTCTGGTACCACCCGCACCCGCACGGCACCACCAGCCGCCACGCCTATCGAGGACTCTCCGGGCTGCTCATCGTGGACGACGACCAGTCCGACCAGCACGATCTCCCGAACCGCTACGGGATCGACGACGTCCCGCTGATCGTCCAGGACAAGCGCTTCACCTCCGACGACGTCCTCGACGAGACCGACCGTGAAGACGTCGGGCTCATCGGCGACACCGCCGTCGTCAACGGAATCAGCGGTCCGACGTTCACTGCGACCACGCGCCGCGTCCGCTTCCGCATCCTCGACGGTTCCACGATGAGGCTGTTCAACCTCGCCTTCTCCGACCGGCGAGAGTTCACAATCATCGGCTCCGACGGAGGACTCCTCGATCGACCGGTCACCGAGACAAGCGTCTACCTCAGTCCAGGCGAACGCGTCGAGATCGTCGTCGACCTCCAACCCGAGGAGACGGTGACGTTGAGAGCGGTCGGGTTCCCCGACAATCTCGAAGTTGACGACGATGACGCCCCCGACTTCGGACTGAAGGACGAGTTCGACTTGGTGACCATCGTCGGGCCGCACGCGGCGGCCCCAGTGCCTGCGGCATTGCCGACCGGTCTCAACCCGACGCTTCGCACTCCTGCCCGGCCTGCCGCCACTGCCAAGAAGCGAACCTTCGACCTGGAGTGGTTCCAGATCAACAACCGACTCATGGACATCACCCGAGTCGACGACACGGTCGACGTGGACACCGACGAGATCTGGACCATCGCGAACAAGGACAACTGGATTCACAACTTCCACGTCCACGACACCCAGTTCCGAGTCCTGTCGCTCGACAAGACGAGCACCACGCCGCTCATCGACGGGTGGAAGGACACGATCCTGCTCGCACCCGGCGCCGTCGCGACCATCGCCCTCCGGTTCACCGACTACACGTCCACCAGGTGGCCGTACATGTACCACTGTCACCTCATGTTCCACGAGGATCAGGGAATGATGGGCCAGTTTGTCGTCGTGAAACCGGGACAGAAGCCGTCGCCGGCCATCGGCTCGGGACTCGAGCACGAGATGGACCCGAAGCCGTCGAACAGCCGATCCGCACCCGAGACATCGTCGAATCACCGGCATTCCGGCTAG